From Bacillus sp. Marseille-P3661:
AAACAAATTTCATTTCAACCACAATAGCATACATATTACCGTATTCTCAGCAGTTTCAATGATTCTTTGCATGTCCTTCCCCATTCGTCTAGAGTTGGGATTTATTTTTGATTTACGCTATATTCCCTTTATTATCGTTTCGCTTTTTAGCGGATACAAAGCTACCTTCCCCTTATTTATCGTTTTGAATCTTTATCGTTTGTATATTGGTGGGGATGGTGTATTGCTATCCTTCTTATTTTCAACACTTATTTTTAGTGTAGTGCCCTTATTTAGTAAGAAGTTTATAAATCTAGACACCCAAAAACGTATATTAACTGCAGGAAGTATCACTTTTGTAACGTTTACTATTTATCTATTTATTTATAGCACCCTACTGGAGACAGTATCCAAAACGTTTTGGATGAATGCTTTTAGTATGCTTTTCATTTATGTTATTGGAATCATCGTTATTCTGTCATTAATAGAGAAAATTATCGATAATGTGAAAACTCGCGAAAAGCTCGTCGATACAGAAAGATTGAATGTTCTAAGCGAACTGGCTGCAAGTATTTCACATGAAATAAGAAATCCATTAACTGTTACCAAAGGGTTTCTACAACTTTTAAATAATTCAACTAATATAACTAATGATGAAAAAAGATATGTTGATTTTTCATTACAAGAATTAAAACGTGCCGAAAAAATTGTAAGTGACTTTCTGTCGCTAGCCAAGCCACAAGCAGAAAATATGGTCAGTACTAACCTAAAAGAAGAAATAGAATATGTAAATAATATCATGATTCCATATGCCAATATCCATCAAGTGGATCTGCAGTATAATTTTAATAATACCCTTACTAAAAGGTTTGATAAAAATCAAATTCAGCAGACTTTAATAAACTTATATAAAAATGGTATTGAGTCTATGAAAGACAAAGGCGGTACTCTTACAATCAATGTATCGCAACAAAAAAATAAAATAATTATTAAAATAACTGATACAGGAATTGGAATGACAAAAGAAGAAATAATGCGGATAGGAAAGCCTTACTATTCTACTAAACAAGAAGGCACAGGGCTTGGCATGATGGTCGTTTATAGCACAATTAATAAGCTCAAAGGAAAAATAGAAGTAAATAGTGAAAAAGGGAAAGGAACAACTTTTTTAATAACTATACCGGTTAACAATTAATAATAACAATCAATCTATGGGGTAGATGACCTTTGTATTTTACAATGTCATTTACCCCTATTTCCTTTCCAGGAGTTACCTTCAAAATTTAAAAGGCACTTTTCTTCCATACAAATTAAAAATGCAGAGTAGCTCTGATCGGACCTATTCTAAATATTTAATACTCTTAGGATTCTAGGAAGTAATTGATATTTTTAAAAAAATCCCCCAAAAAATTCCCTCAAATTTCGAAATATGTAATAAAAATATTGGAAGTTAATCCATTCGGTGGAGGTTTTAAAGTTGATTAATAGACGTGGTTCCAATAAGAGACTAATTTTAAATAATCCATTAAAAGGTAGTTTGAGTATACATAAATTTCAAGAAAAAAAGGTTCCTAATAAAACAAGTTTAATAAAAGTTAATCATATTTCCGTTAACGGTTTTCAGTTTTCATCAAACTTAAAATTCCCTATCGATTCACGAATAAAATTATTATTTAAACTGCAATTGCTAGGTCAAACACATGATCTCTATGGAGAAGTGGTTTGGAGAAAACAAGTAACAAGCAAGAAATTTCATTATGGTGTTAAATTAACTAAAGCACAAATTGGTTACATAAAAACTATCCTCACGTTAACTGGA
This genomic window contains:
- a CDS encoding sensor histidine kinase, translated to MTETLLINFLFLLIPALAYLIFFENKFHFNHNSIHITVFSAVSMILCMSFPIRLELGFIFDLRYIPFIIVSLFSGYKATFPLFIVLNLYRLYIGGDGVLLSFLFSTLIFSVVPLFSKKFINLDTQKRILTAGSITFVTFTIYLFIYSTLLETVSKTFWMNAFSMLFIYVIGIIVILSLIEKIIDNVKTREKLVDTERLNVLSELAASISHEIRNPLTVTKGFLQLLNNSTNITNDEKRYVDFSLQELKRAEKIVSDFLSLAKPQAENMVSTNLKEEIEYVNNIMIPYANIHQVDLQYNFNNTLTKRFDKNQIQQTLINLYKNGIESMKDKGGTLTINVSQQKNKIIIKITDTGIGMTKEEIMRIGKPYYSTKQEGTGLGMMVVYSTINKLKGKIEVNSEKGKGTTFLITIPVNN
- a CDS encoding PilZ domain-containing protein; translation: MINRRGSNKRLILNNPLKGSLSIHKFQEKKVPNKTSLIKVNHISVNGFQFSSNLKFPIDSRIKLLFKLQLLGQTHDLYGEVVWRKQVTSKKFHYGVKLTKAQIGYIKTILTLTGELNNKNSRKFIEVS